The nucleotide sequence CGGCAGTATTGCGATGTCATATTTATTGGAATATATTTTCTTTAATATCCGTAAAAACGACTTTAACTTACTTTCCTTTTTATTGAAAATAATTATTGAATTTATATTTGGATTATTCTCTAAAATATTTGCTGTTTGAGGTATCGCAATTATATCAAGTAGAGCATTTGGGAACAGCTCTTTTGCGGCTTTAATCAATGGCGTAATAAGAATTACATCGCCAATAAACGCGGTTTGAATTAGTAAAATTCGCTTTATACTTTTTTTATCTTCTTCGCTTGGTAATAATTTCGGCATTATCAATTCATTTGCAATTCGTTATACAATTCAATGTATTTATCAATATTTTTTTCTATAGAAAAATTTGCAGAATCCTTTTTTGCATTTTCAGATATTTTCAGTCTCAGTTCATTATTTGAAATTGCTTCAATTACCGCGCTTGATAATTGATCAGGATCTTTGGGTTCAACTAAAATTCCATTGTGATAACTCTTTATTAATTCCGGAATTCCTCCGGTATTTGTCGCAACTATTGGAAGTCCTACAGACATTGCGTCAATAATAGATGTTCCAAGTCCTTCTTTTTTTGACGCAAGCACAAAAATATCAAACGTCTTTAAGTATTTTCCAATTTCACTTTGAAAACCCGCAAATATAATATCATCATAAATACTGAGTTCTTTCGCTAAATTTTCAATATCATATTTTAACGGACCATCGCCAACAATGCATAATTTTGTATTCGGCATTTTTCTTTAATCAATTTAAATGCTTTCAGTAAATTGGGAAAATCTTTATGTCCGGCAAATGCCGCTATAGTTCCAATCAAAATTGTATTTGGGTTTTGCTTAAACGAATTTTGAAATATTTTATCGACATTAACATCATCAAACTTATTTACATTGGTTCCGCTTCTGATTGTAATTAACTTATTTTTATTAACTCCGTCTTCCAACAAAACTTTTTTAATGAATTCGGAAATGCACACAATTCTATCAATTTTCTTTGTGCCGTATTTTAATTTACTTAACATATTTTTATTTATATGGAAGTCAACTCGTCTTACCGCAATAAGTTTTAATTTCGAAACCAAGAATTTTACGAATATGGCTATTGTTTGAGAATGTGCCGAATGTGCTTGTATAATATCAATGTTATTTGATTTGCAGATCCTTGATATCTTTATAGCCGATAAAAAATCCAGTTCGCCGAGGATATTTATTTCATGATATGGAAGTTTTTTTTCCATACATCTTTTTTTTAATTCAGAGTTTTTTTCGCAAACCAACAAAGAATTAATTCCGCGTTTAACTAAACCTTCATGAAGGTAAAAAACTTGCTGCTGTCCCCCGCGCCAATATTTTTCACTATCAATGTGAAGAATTTTCATTATTCTTCTGCCATATTTTTATATACTTTAGATAAACGCCAAAAGCTGAATGTACGCAAAGCAAAAATCCAATTTTACCATCTAAAAATCCTTTTTGTAAAACGTACATTTTTAAGAATTTATTTATTCCAAAAAACATTGAAGCTAAAATAGAATATTTTTTATTTTCGATATTTTTACTTTGCGCAAGCTCAGAGTAACGATTCATTTTGCTTATGTGAAGATTAATTGTCGGATAAGTATAATGAAGTAATGGCTCACTAATTTTAGATTTCTGTTCTTTTAATACAACAGATTCATGAACCAAATCTTCATTGAAATTTCCATATTTTCTGTTGAACAATCTCAAAGGAAAATCTTTATCCCAACCGCAATGTTTTATTTCCCTGCCAAGATAAAACGATCTCCTTCTAATCTTATATCCGTTGAATCCAGGCTTTGATAAAATATCTTCAATTTTATTTTTTAATTCAACCGTAACGACTTCATCAGAATCAATTGATAGTATCCAGTCATTTGAGGCATTATCGACTGCAAACTTTTTTGTTATGCCAAAACCTTTCCATTCGGTTTGAAATATTTTGCAGTTATATTTTCTGCAGATATCGATTGTTTTATCCGTTGAAAATGAATCGACAACGACAATTTCATCAACCCATAATAATGACTTTAAGCACCTTTCAATATTGGCTTCTTCATTATTTGTAATAATAGCCGCAGATATTTTATTCGCTCTTTTATTCATTCAATTAAATTTGATTTGCTGTTTAAATTAAAGATTTTTTTTAATTCCTTCGCTCGATTTATCCATAAAAATTTCTGTGCATATTCTTGAATATTGTTCCTCATTTCATCTATTATACAATTGCTTAACAACAATTCATCAATTTTATCCGCCAAATCACTAACACTTC is from Ignavibacteriota bacterium and encodes:
- a CDS encoding glycosyltransferase family 2 protein — its product is MNKRANKISAAIITNNEEANIERCLKSLLWVDEIVVVDSFSTDKTIDICRKYNCKIFQTEWKGFGITKKFAVDNASNDWILSIDSDEVVTVELKNKIEDILSKPGFNGYKIRRRSFYLGREIKHCGWDKDFPLRLFNRKYGNFNEDLVHESVVLKEQKSKISEPLLHYTYPTINLHISKMNRYSELAQSKNIENKKYSILASMFFGINKFLKMYVLQKGFLDGKIGFLLCVHSAFGVYLKYIKIWQKNNENSSH
- a CDS encoding glycosyltransferase family 4 protein, translating into MPNTKLCIVGDGPLKYDIENLAKELSIYDDIIFAGFQSEIGKYLKTFDIFVLASKKEGLGTSIIDAMSVGLPIVATNTGGIPELIKSYHNGILVEPKDPDQLSSAVIEAISNNELRLKISENAKKDSANFSIEKNIDKYIELYNELQMN
- a CDS encoding glycosyltransferase, whose product is MKILHIDSEKYWRGGQQQVFYLHEGLVKRGINSLLVCEKNSELKKRCMEKKLPYHEINILGELDFLSAIKISRICKSNNIDIIQAHSAHSQTIAIFVKFLVSKLKLIAVRRVDFHINKNMLSKLKYGTKKIDRIVCISEFIKKVLLEDGVNKNKLITIRSGTNVNKFDDVNVDKIFQNSFKQNPNTILIGTIAAFAGHKDFPNLLKAFKLIKEKCRIQNYALLAMVR